CCTTTAGGTCCTCCTACTTTTTTTCCAACTAAATCTTCAGGAGTTTTTATCTCTGGATTTTTAGTTAAAATCATAAATCCTTTTGGAGATCTACTGTAAACATTTACTATCTTGAGTCCTACTCCATTAGAAGCAGCAATTATAGCAGATGTTCCTCCTAATGCATGTAAAATATCAAGTTCTCCAGCTACAAGTGCATTTGTCTGTTCAGGCCCTGTAGTAAGCTCATAAAAGTTAACCTTTATTCCATCTTTTTCAAATTCTTTGTCAAACATCTTAAGATTCTTTTCAAGAATTGATGGAATGTTAAGTGGTGATTTTACATAAGTAAGATTTAGATTTTCAACCTTATCCTTTTTCCCACAACCAACTAGTAATAGAGCCATTATTGTAATAACTCCCAATAAAACTTTTTTTAACATTTTTTGCCTCCTAATTTTCTATATCATGTAAAATTTCTTTTCTTAACAATTTTAATTCCTCACTATCAGTATTACGAGGATATTTATCAGATACTTTATACTCTTTCACACTACTATTTTTTATAACTACTATTTTTTTTCCTAACATCAGTGCTTCATCTATATTATGAGTTACAAAAATAATTCCAATTCCAGTATCCATATGAATCTTTAAAATCTCTTTTAATAATTGATTTCTCGTAAAATAATCAAGAGCTGAGAAAGGTTCATCCATTAAAAGAGTATCAGGTTCATAAGCAAGTGCTCTAGCTATTGCTACTCTTTGGGCCATTCCACCAGATAGCTGCTTAGGATAAGCATTCTTATATCCTTCAAGGGCTACCATTTTTAAATATTTATCCCCTTTTCTCCCATGAATCTCAATATTTTTCAATACATTGAGCCAGGGAAAAAGTCTGCTGTCTTGAAATACAAAACCTACTTTTGGTTTTTCCTCTATCCCCTGATTATTATAAAAATCAATACTTCCACTATCTATCTTCTCAAGGTCTGCTATCATTCTTAAAAGAGTTGTTTTTCCACATCCACTTTTTCCAACAAGAACAGTAATCTCTTTATTATCTATATCTAGGCTCAAATCTGCAAAAACTTTTTTTGTTCTGTTGTCAAAATTATATGTTTTATGGAGATTTTTTATTCTATAAATATCTTTCATCTATCTTACCTTCCCTATTTTTTAGATAACCCTTCATAAAAGAAGAAAAACAGAAATCAGTTATAATTCCAAGAACACCTATTGATATTATTCCTACAACAACTATATCTGAACGAGAAATCTGTTGAGCATCAAGAATAAGATATCCTATTCCAGCTGAAGATGCTATAAGTTCTGCTGCTATAATGGCTCTCCAGCTATATCCTATTCCTAATTTTAATCCTAAAAGCACATCTGGTATTGCATTTGGAAAAATAATCTTTTTAAATATCTCATAGTGAGACAGACCGAAAACTTCTCCAACTTCTATATACTCTTTGTTACAATCCCTTATTCCCTTTAAGGTATTTAAAAATATAGGAAAAAATGATGCCAGAACTATAATAACTATTTTAGATACCTCTCCTATTCCAAACCACAATATAATCATTGGAACCATAGCAAGTGGTGGAGTATGCCTTAAAAACTCCAGTATATATTTAAAATACTCATAGACAGTATTATAAAGTCCAAAAATAATTCCCATTGGAAGAGCTATTCCAGATGATATTAAAAATCCAATAAAAACTCTTTTCAAACTCACTCCCATACTTCCTAATAACTTTCCATTTTCAAGAAGCATAACAAAAGCATAAAACACTCTTTTAGGACTGGGAATTATATAACTATTCCACAATTGAAAATATGAACCTACACTCCATATTAACAATATAATAAATAAAATAATTAATTTTCTTATTTGTCTCATTTTAATTCCCCTTGCATATTATAACAAAAAATATCTTAAAATTAAATCTATATTCTATACAATTTTACACCACATTAAAAAGTGCTGACCAAAAAAACAAAAA
This sequence is a window from Fusobacterium sp. DD2. Protein-coding genes within it:
- a CDS encoding ABC transporter ATP-binding protein, encoding MKDIYRIKNLHKTYNFDNRTKKVFADLSLDIDNKEITVLVGKSGCGKTTLLRMIADLEKIDSGSIDFYNNQGIEEKPKVGFVFQDSRLFPWLNVLKNIEIHGRKGDKYLKMVALEGYKNAYPKQLSGGMAQRVAIARALAYEPDTLLMDEPFSALDYFTRNQLLKEILKIHMDTGIGIIFVTHNIDEALMLGKKIVVIKNSSVKEYKVSDKYPRNTDSEELKLLRKEILHDIEN
- a CDS encoding ABC transporter permease produces the protein MRQIRKLIILFIILLIWSVGSYFQLWNSYIIPSPKRVFYAFVMLLENGKLLGSMGVSLKRVFIGFLISSGIALPMGIIFGLYNTVYEYFKYILEFLRHTPPLAMVPMIILWFGIGEVSKIVIIVLASFFPIFLNTLKGIRDCNKEYIEVGEVFGLSHYEIFKKIIFPNAIPDVLLGLKLGIGYSWRAIIAAELIASSAGIGYLILDAQQISRSDIVVVGIISIGVLGIITDFCFSSFMKGYLKNREGKIDERYL